From the genome of Papaver somniferum cultivar HN1 chromosome 2, ASM357369v1, whole genome shotgun sequence, one region includes:
- the LOC113349970 gene encoding iron-sulfur protein NUBPL-like isoform X2: MGIAGRIIIPWKRMLRSSNRYEIVRGFTKGSTTIEGIKDIIAVASGKGGVGKSTTAVNLAVALAKTCQLKVGLLDADVYGPSIPTMMKVQLHGKPELTQDSKMIPVENHGVQCMSIGFLVEKDAPIVWRGPMVMKALENLTRGVSWGKLDVLVVDMPPGTGDAQLSISQRLQLSGALIVSTPQDIALIDARRGANMFRKVQVPILGVIENMSCFKCPHCGGKSHIFGSGGARKTADEMDMEFLGEIPLEMNVRRGADEGTPIVISAPDSSISEAYNNIAKKVVNRLEVLAKERQDYPQISL, translated from the exons ATGGGTATTGCAGGAAGAATAATTATACCATGGAAGAGAATGTTGAGATCTTCAAAT agATATGAAATAGTTCGAGGGTTTACGAAAGGGTCTACTACCATTGAAGGGATTAAAGATATCATAGCAGTTGCTTCTGGAAAAGGCGGGGTTGGGAAGTCTACTACTGCAG TTAATTTGGCCGTTGCTCTTGCTAAGACTTGTCAACTTAAGGTGGGTTTACTTGATGCGGATGTGTACGGACCATCGATTCCTACCATGATGAAGGTCCAACTCCATGGGAAGCCAGAATTGACTCAAG ATTCTAAAATGATTCCTGTTGAAAACCATGGGGTGCAGTGTATGTCAATTGGATTTCTTGTAGAAAAGGATGCCCCTATTGTGTGGAGAGGTCCAATG GTGATGAAAGCGCTTGAAAATTTGACGAGGGGAGTTTCTTGGGGAAAGCTTGATGTTCTTGTGGTGGATATGCCCCCTGGTACAGGGGATGCTCAGTTGTCAATTTCACAGAGGCTGCAATTATCAG GTGCTTTGATCGTGTCAACTCCTCAAGACATTGCACTAATAGATGCCCGAAGAGGAGCTAATATGTTTCGTAAAGTTCAAGTTCCT ATTTTGGGAGTGATCGAGAACATGAGCTGTTTTAAATGTCCACATTGTGGGGGAAAATCTCACATATTTGGCAGTGGAGGAGCACGAAAAACAGCTGATGAGATGGATATGGAATTCCTCGGGGAG ATACCCCTGGAGATGAATGTTAGAAGAGGTGCAGATGAAGGTACTCCTATTGTGATATCAGCTCCTGATTCTTCAATTTCCGAGGCATACAACAACATCGCAAAAAAAGTTGTCAACAGACTAGAAGTGTTAGCAAAAGAACGACAAGATTATCCACAAATTTCTCTGTAA
- the LOC113349970 gene encoding iron-sulfur protein NUBPL-like isoform X1 — MGIAGRIIIPWKRMLRSSNVMCTRYEIVRGFTKGSTTIEGIKDIIAVASGKGGVGKSTTAVNLAVALAKTCQLKVGLLDADVYGPSIPTMMKVQLHGKPELTQDSKMIPVENHGVQCMSIGFLVEKDAPIVWRGPMVMKALENLTRGVSWGKLDVLVVDMPPGTGDAQLSISQRLQLSGALIVSTPQDIALIDARRGANMFRKVQVPILGVIENMSCFKCPHCGGKSHIFGSGGARKTADEMDMEFLGEIPLEMNVRRGADEGTPIVISAPDSSISEAYNNIAKKVVNRLEVLAKERQDYPQISL; from the exons ATGGGTATTGCAGGAAGAATAATTATACCATGGAAGAGAATGTTGAGATCTTCAAATGTAATGTGTACC agATATGAAATAGTTCGAGGGTTTACGAAAGGGTCTACTACCATTGAAGGGATTAAAGATATCATAGCAGTTGCTTCTGGAAAAGGCGGGGTTGGGAAGTCTACTACTGCAG TTAATTTGGCCGTTGCTCTTGCTAAGACTTGTCAACTTAAGGTGGGTTTACTTGATGCGGATGTGTACGGACCATCGATTCCTACCATGATGAAGGTCCAACTCCATGGGAAGCCAGAATTGACTCAAG ATTCTAAAATGATTCCTGTTGAAAACCATGGGGTGCAGTGTATGTCAATTGGATTTCTTGTAGAAAAGGATGCCCCTATTGTGTGGAGAGGTCCAATG GTGATGAAAGCGCTTGAAAATTTGACGAGGGGAGTTTCTTGGGGAAAGCTTGATGTTCTTGTGGTGGATATGCCCCCTGGTACAGGGGATGCTCAGTTGTCAATTTCACAGAGGCTGCAATTATCAG GTGCTTTGATCGTGTCAACTCCTCAAGACATTGCACTAATAGATGCCCGAAGAGGAGCTAATATGTTTCGTAAAGTTCAAGTTCCT ATTTTGGGAGTGATCGAGAACATGAGCTGTTTTAAATGTCCACATTGTGGGGGAAAATCTCACATATTTGGCAGTGGAGGAGCACGAAAAACAGCTGATGAGATGGATATGGAATTCCTCGGGGAG ATACCCCTGGAGATGAATGTTAGAAGAGGTGCAGATGAAGGTACTCCTATTGTGATATCAGCTCCTGATTCTTCAATTTCCGAGGCATACAACAACATCGCAAAAAAAGTTGTCAACAGACTAGAAGTGTTAGCAAAAGAACGACAAGATTATCCACAAATTTCTCTGTAA